From Staphylococcus delphini, one genomic window encodes:
- the cudC gene encoding choline uptake/conversion transcriptional regulator CudC yields the protein MARAKTYEAKLEEAKDIVINSIAETMDLYGINRSVGNLYGIMLFKESMTLDEMRQELQMSKPSMSAGVKKLQEFDIVKQRLTRGSRKQHFEAEKDFFEFFSNFFTQKWNREISINLAALKESEAMIDEIIAADDVADDVKEEAVEIKAQLEDSRVYYYWLESISNALKSGKIFEYFPIPESKE from the coding sequence ATGGCACGTGCAAAAACATATGAAGCCAAATTAGAAGAAGCGAAAGATATTGTCATTAATTCTATCGCTGAGACGATGGACCTTTATGGCATTAATCGTAGCGTTGGGAATTTGTATGGCATTATGCTCTTTAAAGAAAGTATGACACTCGATGAAATGCGCCAAGAGTTACAGATGAGTAAGCCGAGTATGAGCGCGGGTGTGAAAAAGTTGCAAGAGTTCGATATTGTGAAGCAACGTCTGACACGCGGCAGTCGCAAACAACATTTTGAGGCTGAGAAAGATTTCTTTGAGTTTTTCTCCAATTTTTTCACGCAAAAATGGAATCGTGAAATTTCGATTAATTTGGCTGCGTTGAAAGAGTCTGAGGCAATGATTGATGAGATAATTGCGGCAGATGATGTGGCGGATGATGTGAAAGAAGAGGCGGTTGAGATTAAGGCACAGTTGGAAGATTCTCGTGTGTATTATTATTGGCTTGAGTCGATTAGTAATGCGTTGAAGAGTGGGAAGATTTTTGAGTATTTTCCTATTCCGGAGTCGAAGGAGTAG